In a genomic window of Poecilia reticulata strain Guanapo linkage group LG22, Guppy_female_1.0+MT, whole genome shotgun sequence:
- the LOC103458722 gene encoding interferon-inducible GTPase 1-like encodes MQKKIREYSEETDSIPLNIAVTGEPGTGKSTFVNAFRGINNNGEGAAPTGCENTTTNPTSYRHPDYNKVIIWDLPGIGSTMWPADKYLERIELEKFDFFIILSADRFRENDVKLVKEIQKMGKKFYFVRSKVSYNLRDEERSQMDFTEEKVLETINEDCMKGLKEQGIESPQVFLLRFPDVSLQGLKELKTTFEEELPDLKRHALCLDMDNLYLQVLNNKKENFRAKIKYYSLISATGAIFPVPLLSAGVDLSSIYA; translated from the exons ATGCAG aaaaaaatcagagaatATTCAGAAGAGACAGATAGCATTCCACTAAACATTGCCGTTACAGGAGAACCTGGCACTGGCAAATCAACATTTGTCAATGCTTTTAGAGGGATAAATAACAATGGTGAGGGAGCTGCACCTACTGGTTGTGAAAACACGACCACAAATCCTACGTCATATCGTCATCCAGACTACAATAAAGTCATCATTTGGGATCTTCCTGGTATTGGTTCGACCATGTGGCCAGCAGATAAATAT TTg GAGCGTATTGAACTAGAGAAGTTTGACTTCTTTATCATCCTCTCAGCTGATCGGTTCAGAGAAAATGACGTGAAACTGGTCAAAGAGATCCAAAAGATGGGGAAGAAGTTCTACTTTGTTCGTTCAAAGGTCAGCTATAATTTAAGGGATGAAGAACGAAGTCAGATggattttacagaagaaaagGTTCTGGAAACAATCAATGAGGACTGCATGAAAG GGCTCAAAGAGCAGGGAATTGAGTCTCCTCAAGTTTTCCTTCTGCGTTTCCCTGATGTCAGTCTGCAGGGTCTGAAGGAATTAAAGACCACATTCGAGGAAGAACTTCCTGACCTCAAGAGGCATGCTCTGTGTTTGGACATGGATAACCTTTACCTGCAGGTCttaaacaataagaaagaaaactttcgggccaaaataaaatattattctcTTATCTCTGCAACTGGAGCCATCTTTCCAGTTCCACTGCTTTCTGCTGGTGTTGATCTGAGCTCGAT ATATGCATAG
- the LOC103458723 gene encoding interferon-inducible GTPase 5-like, which yields MELGHDQEIYQQIRDLTNSDPAAAARMINQYLEQIDDIQLNIGITGETGSGKSSFVNXFRGIKNNNQQAAPVGVRETSKNVGPFFHPDYPNVILWDLPGIGSTKWPTDEYVNKIKFDTFDFFIIVSDTLFRENDMKLAKEIQKMGKRFYFVRSKIDQTLSNERENENFNAERTLAVIRDRCIQGLRDQGFEDPPVFLLSSFEWHQHDFPHLHETFRRDLFDLKKYALLCKMAAIHLEVINNKKEAYKXGIKYYCAASAJGAAVPIPGXSVALDLGMMVKAVNEYVAGFGLDASSLHRLATSTGVPYXXLRFSIQSVLANGEVTKDVILKLLTQLGSTSVLLATEEWARFIPFLGIPIASALSFTATHRALNFFLDELANEAHKVYKQALGLNRT from the exons ATGGAACTTGGACATGATCAAGAAATTTATCAACAAATCAGAGATCTAACAAACAGTGaccctgcagctgcagcaagaATGATCAATCAATATTTAGAACAGATAGATGACATTCAACTTAACATTGGCATCACAGGAGAAACTGGTTCTGGCAAGTCTTCATTTGTAAATGYCTTTAGAGGGATAAAGAACAACAATCAGCAAGCTGCACCTGTTGGTGTTAGAGAAACGTCAAAAAACGTTGGACCGTTTTTCCATCCAGACTACCCAAATGTCATCTTATGGGATCTTCCAGGCATTGGTTCAACCAAGTGGCCAACAGATGaatatgtgaataaaattaagtttgacaCGTTTGACTTCTTCATCATCGTCTCAGACACTCTCTTTAGGGAAAATGACATGAAACTTGCTAAGGAGATCcaaaaaatggggaaaaggTTCTATTTTGTTCGCTCAAAGATCGACCAAACCTTAAGCAAcgagagagaaaatgagaacTTCAATGCAGAAAGAACTTTGGCTGTAATCAGAGATAGATGCATTCAAG GTCTTCGGGATCAAGGATTTGAAGATCCACCGGTCTTCCTACTGTCCAGCTTTGAGTGGCATCAGCATGATTTCCCTCACTTACATGAGACCTTTAGAAGAGACCTTTTTGATCTCAAGAAATATGCGCTRCTGTGTAAAATGGCTGCCATACACCTGGAGGTcataaacaataagaaagagGCTTATAAACSTGGAATAAAGTATTATTGTGCTGCATCTGCAMTTGGAGCAGCTGTTCCAATTCCTGGACYGTCAGTTGCTCTTGATCTTGGCATGATGGTTAAAGCTGTTAATGAGTATGTTGCAGGTTTTGGTCTTGATGCTTCATCACTGCATAGACTAGCTACTAGCACAGGAGTACCATATGAWKAWCTRAGATTTAGTATYCAGTCAGTTCTTGCTAATGGAGAAGTAACTAAAGAYGTCATCCTGAAGCTGTTGACCCAACTTGGAAGYACATCTGTTTTATTAGCAACAGAGGAATGGGCCAGATTCATTCCATTTTTGGGAATCCCCATAGCATCAGCCCTTTCCTTTACAGCTACCCACAGAGCTCTGAATTTCTTCCTTGATGAGCTTGCTAATGAGGCACATAAGGTTTACAAGCAAGCCCTGGGGTTAAACAGAACCTAA